One window from the genome of Ailuropoda melanoleuca isolate Jingjing chromosome 5, ASM200744v2, whole genome shotgun sequence encodes:
- the IL2 gene encoding interleukin-2 precursor (The RefSeq protein has 1 substitution compared to this genomic sequence) → MYKMQLLYCIALTLVLVANSAPTPSSPTKETQQQLEQLLLDLRLLLNGVNNYENPKLSRMLTFKFYMPKKATELKHLQCLAEELKLLEEVLYLDQSKNLHLTDIKELMSNINVTLLKLKGSEASFKCEYDDETVTITEFLNKWITFCQSIFSTLT, encoded by the exons ATGTACAAAATGCAACTCTTGTATTGCATCGCACTGACTCTTGTACTCGTCGCAAACAGTGCACCTACTCCTTCAAGCCCTACGAAGGAAACACAGCAACAGCTGGAGCAATTGATGCTGGATTTACGGTTGCTCTTGAATGGAGTTAAT AATTATGAGAACCCCAAACTCTCCAGGATGCTCACGTTTAAATTCTACATGCCCAAGAAG gCCACAGAATTGAAACATCTTCAATGTCTAGCAGAAGAACTCAAACTTCTGGAGGAAGTGCTATATTTAGATCAAAGCAAAAACCTTCACTTGACAGACATCAAGGAATTAATGAGCAATATCAATGTAACACTTCTGAAACTAAAG ggaTCAGAAGCAAGTTTCAAATGTGAATATGATGACGAGACAGTAACCATCACAGAATTTCTGAACAAATGGATTACTTTTTGTCAAAGCATCTTCTCAACACTGACTT
- the IL2 gene encoding interleukin-2 isoform X1, which translates to MYKMQLLYCIALTLVLVANSAPTPSSPTKETQQQLEQLMLDLRLLLNGVNNYENPKLSRMLTFKFYMPKKATELKHLQCLAEELKLLEEVLYLDQSKNLHLTDIKELMSNINVTLLKLKGSEASFKCEYDDETVTITEFLNKWITFCQSIFSTLT; encoded by the exons ATGTACAAAATGCAACTCTTGTATTGCATCGCACTGACTCTTGTACTCGTCGCAAACAGTGCACCTACTCCTTCAAGCCCTACGAAGGAAACACAGCAACAGCTGGAGCAATTGATGCTGGATTTACGGTTGCTCTTGAATGGAGTTAAT AATTATGAGAACCCCAAACTCTCCAGGATGCTCACGTTTAAATTCTACATGCCCAAGAAG gCCACAGAATTGAAACATCTTCAATGTCTAGCAGAAGAACTCAAACTTCTGGAGGAAGTGCTATATTTAGATCAAAGCAAAAACCTTCACTTGACAGACATCAAGGAATTAATGAGCAATATCAATGTAACACTTCTGAAACTAAAG ggaTCAGAAGCAAGTTTCAAATGTGAATATGATGACGAGACAGTAACCATCACAGAATTTCTGAACAAATGGATTACTTTTTGTCAAAGCATCTTCTCAACACTGACTTGA